The following proteins come from a genomic window of Triticum aestivum cultivar Chinese Spring chromosome 6A, IWGSC CS RefSeq v2.1, whole genome shotgun sequence:
- the LOC123132562 gene encoding putative F-box protein At4g22660, whose protein sequence is MGPYASSGWSDLPIDLLIRIVHLLELPEALAFRAVCPSWCSASAAAGAAPPRRTPWLMSLADDPLSVGDQHRRVRRGLWDPAATTELRNLLDPDRTFQVSFPRGQAVACCGASHGWLIMANELSDLVLYNPFTAALIPLPPITGFSSCIEGVYGDEGKIVGYRYGCYMTEHVHGVQSPGRCFYDKVVLSGPPSTCRAVTLVIHLDGKRLSFARIGDSHWQQVSVIQRSGDSIYHRGRFYAVTMEGILKSWDFGGLDKPRKKTVIAGDERHVRRPCYH, encoded by the exons ATGG GACCTTATGCAAGTTCAGGCTGGTCAGACCTCCCCATCGACCTCCTGATCCGGATAGTGCATCTCCTTGAGCTCCCGGAGGCCCTTGCCTTCCGCGCTGTCTGCCCGTCTTGGTGTTCTGCATCTGCGGCCGCAGGCGCTGCCCCACCTCGCCGCACGCCGTGGCTCATGTCCTTGGCGGACGATCCTCTTTCGGTAGGGGATCAGCATCGGCGTGTACGTCGTGGGTTATGGGATCCTGCTGCTACTACTGAGCTCCGCAACCTACTGGATCCTGATAGAACTTTTCAGGTCAGCTTTCCCAGGGGGCAGGCTGTGGCCTGCTGCggcgcctcccatggctggttaaTCATGGCAAATGAGCTCTCGGATCTCGTCCTATATAACCCCTTCACCGCGGCGTTGATCCCGCTCCCCCCAATCACCGGTTTTTCGTCGTGCATCGAGGGGGTCTACGGAGACGAAGGGAAGATCGTGGGCTATCGTTACGGGTGTTACATGACGGAACATGTTCATGGTGTGCAGTCTCCCGGCAGGTGTTTCTACGACAAGGTTGTGCTGTCCGGTCCTCCGTCCACTTGTCGTGCCGTCACTCTGGTCATCCACCTGGACGGCAAGAGGCTATCTTTTGCAAGGATAGGAGACAGCCATTGGCAACAAGTTTCAGTGATCCAAAGAAGCGGGGATAGTATCTACCACCGCGGAAGGTTCTATGCGGTGACAATGGAAGGGATATTGAAGTCATGGGACTTTGGTGGACTAGACAAACCGAGGAAGAAGACGGTCATTGCCGGGGACGAACGACATGTTCGACGACCCTGTTATCACTAG